Proteins encoded together in one Dioscorea cayenensis subsp. rotundata cultivar TDr96_F1 unplaced genomic scaffold, TDr96_F1_v2_PseudoChromosome.rev07_lg8_w22 25.fasta BLBR01000031.1, whole genome shotgun sequence window:
- the LOC120253277 gene encoding cold shock-induced protein TIR1-like, with product MNYVSVGAQLRRNRWSRAPVSVALPPAWAAAGDPRGRSVRGRASARVAPTGRVPWPDPAPQRLAQRAATGRPQRHGPTSAPGGPAAAACRASSGGYALVESSSEDDEEPAEATEAPSAAEPRITEAAPIASTDPESSTSRVHERLARLEAAVATILENQVRILERLDRDSARLSARSL from the exons ATGAATTATGTGAGCGTGGGAGCCCAACTCAGGCGAAATCGCTGGAGTCGGGCGCCTGTGAGCGTGGCCTTGCCGCCAGCGTGGGCGGCAGCTGGCGACCCGCGAGGCCGCAGCGTGCGTGGGCGGGCCAGCGCCCGCGTGGCTCCCACTGGCCGCGTGCCATGGCCCGACCCAGCGCCGCAGCGGCTGGCCCAGCGCGCAGCGACTGGGCGGCCGCAGCGCCATGGCCCGACCAGCGCGCCGGGCGGCCCAGCAGCGGCGGCGTGCCGTGCCA GCTCAGGTGGATACGCACTAGTGGAGTCGTCCtctgaggacgacgaggagccTGCTGAGGCCACAGAGGCACCATCTGCGGCCGAGCCTAGGATCACCGAAGCAGCACCGATAGCATCCACTGATCCAGAGTCATCTACTTCTCGAGTACACGAGCGcctggctcgactcgaggctgccGTTGCTACTATCTTGGAGAACCAGGTGCGGATTCTGGAGCGACTTGATCGTGATTCGGCGAGACTCTCGgcgaggag tttgtGA